The window aaaaaaaaaaaaaaaaaaaaaagagaaaggggGCACTGTatcaatccggccaacaatccggccaaattTAGGCCGGATTAAAGGCCGGATTGAGAGGAAAaatcgaaagaaaaaaaaaaaaaaaatttgtggcTACTGGCCAGTATCCGGCCGATAATCCGGCCGAATATCCGTCcggaaactggccggattgtggccGGTTTTGCGCACTAAAGGGAATCCGCGCGCGGATTCCctcatttcttttcttcctcctttcttcaacctccacacacactcacaccttGAACACACACTACTCCTAAAAACCCTCTTTTCACCATCCAATCTCCAAACTAAATACACCAAAACATTTCTCTTTTCCTTGTGAGTTGATTCCATAGCTTAAATTCCTTCAAAAACAAGTTCTAATTCGGATTTGAGCTTGAGAAGAAcaagggtttcaaatttttgaactcTTCATTTGGGTTcaaattggagtgaaattttTGGGGGTTTCTTCACCATTTGCACCATTAATCATCTACCAACAAGTTTGAGgtaacaaatcttcaccaaatgttatcatttgaattttgtcaattttcactttttcctatttttgggcaatttcgaattttttttcattttgtgaagtttgatgCTTTTTATGATGTTATTGAGcttattgatgattattggtgatgtttaacTCATGGGTTTgagattatttggtgaatttagCAATTTTAAGCTAATCTTGAGGATTACTTTGATTTGATCATTattagctaatttttttttttttttggggcaatTGGATTGAAGAAAATTGTATGAGAGTAATGGATTGGTCTAGGATATTTACATGCTAAATTTAGGCTTAATTAGCTTATCCTTTGATTTTTGGCATGTTTATTCTAGAAAATTTGATTAAAGTTGAATTAATGACCTTTTTAAGTCTAAACTCATGGTTAAGGTGCTTTTTAGCATTTCATTATGCTTATTTAGGTCATTAAGTTGGGAATAAGTTGTGtgattgtttaattgctttctctACCTATTTGGACATTTTATGCTTAAGtgttttatttggaaaaaaatgaaagaagcaTTTGTTGTTGATAATCAATTGTAAAGTCTTGCTTGTGAAGTTAATTGCTAATTATTATGTGAGTAAGTTGATAAGATTGGCTAATTAAAGATAAAGAGGTAAAAGTGAATGAGTTTTCATTATCTTTACTTAGCAATGTACCTATTAAATGAAGTTAacatttaataattttaattaggtACAATGGCTCGCACTAAGAAAGGTGCAGTGAAATCTCCTCCTCCTAACAAGAGAGGAGAAGCTTCGACGTCTAGACAACCGCgcttgaaaagaaaagcaagtagACGTCTACAGCTTGAGGACGAGCCATCATCTGGAGAGGATACTCAacaacaagaggaacaagaTGCACAAGGGGACCAAGAGGAGGAAGTCCCTTATGATAAGTCGCGCTTCACCTCCGCCGAAAATGAAGCTTGGTACAATGCTAGGAGGGGAGCTAAGGTATTGGTGGAAAAGGATGTCACCTCGGATGCCGAGGAGGTCTACCATCTCAAGGCCTCCTTTGCCAAATTGGGATGGGAAAATTTCTTTAACATCCCAAACTTCTATTATGAGGAGCTTGTCCGAGAATTCTATGCAAATGTGGAGGACAAGAAGGTTTTTCACTACGACACGGAGGTGATTACTAGTACAGTGCGAGGGAGAAAAGTTCGAGTCCATAGAGCTGATTTGGAGCGCTATCTTCATGTTTCGGATGTGGGGCGCAAGGTAGATTTGAAGAAAGCCTTCAAACCCAATGATTTGGACTCTTGGAACATGCTAGAGGCACTTGTACGTTTGGGGGTTGAGTACAAGGCTACTCGAACGACGGGGCGATATTCGGTATTGACTTCATCATTTCCGGAGTCGCAACGTCTCCTTATTTACCTATTTGCCGCCAATATCATTCCGAGGGCAAGTGGAACCAATGAGGCGCGCACAAGTGACATCTATTTCTTGGATAAAATGAAGCATGGCTTAGGAAACATCCAAGGCATTCCATTGGGAAGCATTATCACCAACCACATGTGGGCTGTGGTTCGCAGTAACGACATCAAACATGCTTTCCCGTATCCTCGGTTCTTGACCTTCGAGTTTCAAAGGGTTGGAGTGGATTTTTCTAACGCTTTCCCTACAGGTCTCAAGAAGAAGGACGTCTTTACATTGGATTTTTGCAGGTTCATTTTGAAGAGTAAAGACGGCGGTGGTCCTTCAACTCAAGGAGGTGCTCAAGGGGACATTAGGCAAGAGGAGGAAGTTGAAATTGAACGAATTGAAGGGGCTCAAGGGGTTGAGACAACTACCCCGCCGGTCTCAAATGAACCGTCTTCCTCACGGCCTCCAACCTCACCTCAAGACACTCGGTCGTTTTTCAAGAAGATAATGGACAAGCTGCTTTGTGTCGAGGCTGAGGTAAAGAAAAGCCGCCAAGAGAATAAGCGGAATTCCGAGCGTCTTCGTCGCATCGAGACCAAGCTGGGTATTGAAGCTCCTCCGACTCCACCATCGTCACCTGACCAAGCGACTACTTGAGGGAGTGCTCGTCTTGcagaaatgttttttttttcttttctgtagtATTTGTGATGTTTTTAgtgattttctttatttcttttttgtgaACTAATCCAAGTGATCTTTATCTCTATTGTGATGATAGTGATTCGGACTACTaaaagttggaaattcatcacttggacatggattcggattgcgcaagttcaattgagcagtattttcttttactctttatttattttccttttttcacattgaggacaatgtgaagtttaagtgtgggggaggaaagtattgaacttgcatttacttgctaggtgatgatattttgtggatttaaatgcttagaaatgttggaattgtgtttgaaatgcttgccatgtggataattgcttgaaattgggtttgttggcagggagttttcatccatttataaggagaaactctgtcaaaatttttctaaaatcttttccaatatttcactatggcccaaaagttcttcaaatttttgcattttcattcaaaaagggctaattgttccaaccttaagtgtttaattcttccaattgttgaaactttatatgtattttggaaagtttagtcctcatttaacttgaaaatgattattatgcaattaggatttttacattttagaaagtatattggataaagtgaggaaaattatgcctataattttacatgtttaatgagatttcttctctttacttaattttgcaagtaagtaattgatatagtcgataaaggttatactcctcctgtgattatttttatatattttttctatgagggaaaaataaaaaaaataataaaaaaataataaaataaaaaaaaaaagaagagaaaaaaagaaaataaaagaaagtaaataaaaattgttctactccaatgattcacctaccgagtaaccgggggttggcatctacaaatgtcgacattcgcgtaaaaaggtacttgaattaagagtatgcatagcaacttgaataagtgaaatgttgagtaaccggggatcttcacctaaaagtgtcgatgttcgcgtaaaaaggcattttcactatttaagtaaaaattagtatgaataaatccctcttagttatagaattttgagaaaaagatgattataggaggaggaaggctataaattgactatgtgatttgcttatttgtaaaattaagttagggtaagagattaagtttaacttgttgaatttagggtataattatctttcctttacttgatattatgagtatttagtgtaaattgaataattgtataatgattattttccaagtcttgaggaattaaattggacaaagtgcatatattgtttcacctcttgaatcattgcatttgattatgtgtgaattgcttgaggacaagcaatgatttaagtgtgggggagtttgataagtgactaatttacgtaataattgtatgatattttatattatttttagtcacttttgttatattattggaagaaaatgaattattttggctataattggtgaataaatgtttttaagtgattaaatgaggtttttatcactttttacttggattttgtgtattttgacagttttgatgcattttcgtatttcggctataacttgagctacagtgatcggattaagatgattcttgaaccaatttgaagataagagatagatctacaactttggtgaagacatctaaatccagtttgaaggttttccaggtcaaaatgccgaattacaatagcaaatttctactggtcgaaactggaacagggcaataagcaggtaagggtattttggtcatttctcagcctacacagatccaaatgaggtgattcttgatgcattggaaagctaactaaaagggctacaagtttcatgttttggtcaagagctaaatcagcttttatcatcaagaaaagttcagtggaagttgatgcaaaatcggagcagagctggaaattgaaccagaagtgaccaaatggtcactgtatcaatccggccggaatttggccggatttaaggccggatttctggccggattgcggtcagaaaaggctgctctgtacgcgtaaaactcaatttcactcccaccaactcacattggatgctagacatgtgagagacattaccagctgtaaggagaaagtgtaaagcttcattccttgaccattttcatcataaaaaaaaatagccaaattcattgtaAGAGGGgttggagttcatagcagaaaatagagagtgagctacgggagaaagcttgaagctgcagaaatgtagctctttcatcttcctagtgttagtttagcttagtatagagtagtgtagcttttccattcttgtttattatctagattaggatgaagatggaggatgaagaaggcaaggaagaaagctcatgtgacaagggttgtattccttccaaactctttatcttttgtatttgattccaagttcagttaatatacaagttctggattttgtgttcattatgtgtttctaaagtttataccttgggtttggttgaactttctatgattgtgaGTGTTTattgtttggttatttgattgctacgatttgagcaagttatttagcactttagctctttaaatcatgattaatctggtaccattaattgtgattatctaaggtgttattcctgcaatggaaattgagatttaacactagttcaagaagtgctaaacatagggagtacactcacgaaagtagaggtgcacttatgtggtttttagtgattcatttcatgtaatttcattgaagaaatgaacttgtagctaatttcataaccatgagaataggtatggattagttataagtataattgattcactacgaaagtaggattcaaatgcataaggaaattacaccataactagcccagatgtagtaattaatgatccaaatatagcacttgcatgagtagttagggataccacaacctaaggagcttttatttgtcattttgtataatttcagtaggttaaatttgttataattcattgatagtctaaataatagagaagctttagtaataccggtaattgttcactcttccttgtgggatcgacccgatatataccctaaactactagttgatctgtatacttgcagtgaacgggtgtaattcggtattttttagcttgcacgtatgtaaaatacccgtcaagtttttggcgccgttgccggggaagatttggcaatatcggtgtgaagagcaactttattagtttagacatattattagttatactgtgaatgttattttctgtgttttatatgtgtatgtgttttatcacctattcttcttactaattttgctcttaagttgtttaaaggcaattttaggtgatgagaaggataggtcaatttggaggacaatgcttgagaagtggaagattggcaatggatggttatcaagtgcaaagctccttcaacagaggtaaccaagaatttactgaatgtatgtcttttgaagatggtttaaggtgcttaaaggcaaaatttgatgtaattaagttacaagttcaaatggacaccatgatgcatgaaattgagcagaggaggaatgttaatgtttttaattcttatcatgtgatttgtgacttgtgtggaggttgtcatgctactaatacatgtatgcaagcacaaaatgtggattattatgataaattagagcattacaatccttgttttgatcaatatagtgctaattggagcaattctcctgcttatggttggaataatcaatgtacttatagtgataattcatatttttatgatcaccaacctgaaagtgtccaatatgaatcaaaatcatcttgggagttggcaatagaaagagtagctaatgattctaagccatcttgggagttagctttagaaaagctagcaaatgcaacttccgatcgttttgataggattgaagaaagaatagatgaattagcttctcactttggtcgaatacatgagcaattgagtgcattgtgtgaagttatttcttctaataatttgcaaaatgatcctagcataaatggtgggaatgttgtatgtgaaaatgggttgcattttgatgaaaatgatgaatctcaattgtgtttcaatgagcaaatgtccatttcacatgataatatctttggaactaactttgaacctcaagaggtgagttttaatgactcatttttcacccctcttgaggagtgcattgaaagtataggttctaaaggtattcctgcccaagatactctcatgacatttcctttgggaagttctcaagtggtgtatattcaaggtaatatctatgaaacacttgggataggtaagtcactttcaattctcacatcattagattatgtggctttggctataaagtcaccatttaatgatccaccacggcctaaaatggtggattattcgttaactaagcctccttgaaaaatgaggtgatatagtcaagctaatgactataaacaagcgctagttgggaggcaacccaacgaattttttttagtaagtttaagtgtttaattagtgtttttgtgtgttttaaaGGTGGCAATGGCAATGGTTTATGCAATGTGTTTCAAGTGCAGAAGAACTTATAAGGaagcaaaaagggagttttcttgttcatttgATCCAATTCATGCATTTGAAGTGCTTAATTCTAAAGTTATATTGATGCATGATTTCATGTTTCAAGGAGCAATTGGTTGAGAAAGcacaaattttatgtttaaggtgagtaataaaaaaaaaacttttgaaaatggaaagtggaaggaaaaactgcagaaataaaaaatttctgcagcaaatccggcctcaaatccggccataaactggccggattcatgGCCGGATTATCAGGggaagaaaaaatcaaattttcgGAGCTACTGCCTCATATCCGGCCGTTAATCCGgcaggaaatccggccagtttctggccggatatgcagagttaaaaaaaaaaaaaaaaaaaaaaaagagaaaggggGCACTGTatcaatccggccaacaatccggccaaattTAGGCCGGATTAAAGGCCGGATTGAGAGGAAAaatcgaaagaaaaaaaaaaaaaaaatttgtggcTACTGGCCAGTATCCGGCCGATAATCCGGCCGAATATCCGTCcggaaactggccggattgtggccGGTTTTGCGCACTAAAGGGAATCCGCGCGCGGATTCCctcatttcttttcttcctcctttcttcaacctccacacacactcacaccttGAACACACACTACTCCTAAAAACCCTCTTTTCACCATCCAATCTCCAAACTAAATACACCAAAACATTTCTCTTTTCCTTGTGAGTTGATTCCATAGCTTAAATTCCTTCAAAAACAAGTTCTAATTCGGATTTGAGCTTGAGAAGAAcaagggtttcaaatttttgaactcTTCATTTGGGTTcaaattggagtgaaattttTGGGGGTTTCTTCACCATTTGCACCATTAATCATCTACCAACAAGTTTGAGgtaacaaatcttcaccaaatgttatcatttgaattttgtcaattttcactttttcctatttttgggcaatttcgaattttttttcattttgtgaagtttgatgCTTTTTATGATGTTATTGAGcttattgatgattattggtgatgtttaacTCATGGGTTTgagattatttggtgaatttagCAATTTTAAGCTAATCTTGAGGATTACTTTGATTTGATCATTattagctaatttttttttttttttggggcaatTGGATTGAAGAAAATTGTATGAGAGTAATGGATTGGTCTAGGATATTTACATGCTAAATTTAGGCTTAATTAGCTTATCCTTTGATTTTTGGCATGTTTATTCTAGAAAATTTGATTAAAGTTGAATTAATGACCTTTTTAAGTCTAAACTCATGGTTAAGGTGCTTTTTAGCATTTCATTATGCTTATTTAGGTCATTAAGTTGGGAATAAGTTGTGtgattgtttaattgctttctctACCTATTTGGACATTTTATGCTTAAGtgttttatttggaaaaaaatgaaagaagcaTTTGTTGTTGATAATCAATTGTAAAGTCTTGCTTGTGAAGTTAATTGCTAATTATTATGTGAGTAAGTTGATAAGATTGGCTAATTAAAGATAAAGAGGTAAAAGTGAATGAGTTTTCATTATCTTTACTTAGCAATGTACCTATTAAATGAAGTTAacatttaataattttaattaggtACAATGGCTCGCACTAAGAAAGGTGCAGTGAAATCTCCTCCTCCTAACAAGAGAGGAGAAGCTTCGACGTCTAGACAACCGCgcttgaaaagaaaagcaagtagACGTCTACAGCTTGAGGACGAGCCATCATCTGGAGAGGATACTCAacaacaagaggaacaagaTGCACAAGGGGACCAAGAGGAGGAAGTCCCTTATGATAAGTCGCGCTTCACCTCCGCCGAAAATGAAGCTTGGTACAATGCTAGGAGGGGAGCTAAGGTATTGGTGGAAAAGGATGTCACCTCGGATGCCGAGGAGGTCTACCATCTCAAGGCCTCCTTTGCCAAATTGGGATGGGAAAATTTCTTTAACATCCCAAACTTCTATTATGAGGAGCTTGTCCGAGAATTCTATGCAAATGTGGAGGACAAGAAGGTTTTTCACTACGACACGGAGGTGATTACTAGTACAGTGCGAGGGAGAAAAGTTCGAGTCCATAGAGCTGATTTGGAGCGCTATCTTCATGTTTCGGATGTGGGGCGCAAGGTAGATTTGAAGAAAGCCTTCAAACCCAATGATTTGGACTCTTGGAACATGCTAGAGGCACTTGTACGTTTGGGGGTTGAGTACAAGGCTACTCGAACGACGGGGCGATATTCGGTATTGACTTCATCATTTCCGGAGTCGCAACGTCTCCTTATTTACCTATTTGCCGCCAATATCATTCCGAGGGCAAGTGGAACCAATGAGGCGCGCACAAGTGACATCTATTTCTTGGATAAAATGAAGCATGGCTTAGGAAACATCCAAGGCATTCCATTGGGAAGCATTATCACCAACCACATGTGGGCTGTGGTTCGCAGTAACGACATCAAACATGCTTTCCCGTATCCTCGGTTCTTGACCTTCGAGTTTCAAAGGGTTGGAGTGGATTTTTCTAACGCTTTCCCTACAGGTCTCAAGAAGAAGGACGTCTTTACATTGGATTTTTGCAGGTTCATTTTGAAGAGTAAAGACGGCGGTGGTCCTTCAACTCAAGGAGGTGCTCAAGGGGACATTAGGCAAGAGGAGGAAGTTGAAATTGAACGAATTGAAGGGGCTCAAGGGGTTGAGACAACTACCCCGCCGGTCTCAAATGAACCGTCTTCCTCACGGCCTCCAACCTCACCTCAAGACACTCGGTCGTTTTTCAAGAAGATAATGGACAAGCTGCTTTGTGTCGAGGCTGAGGTAAAGAAAAGCCGCCAAGAGAATAAGCGGAATTCCGAGCGTCTTCGTCGCATCGAGACCAAGCTGGGTATTGAAGCTCCTCCGACTCCACCATCGTCACCTGACCAAGCGACTACTTGAGGGAGTGCTCGTCTTGcagaaatgttttttttttcttttctgtagtATTTGTGATGTTTTTAgtgattttctttatttcttttttgtgaACTAATCCAAGTGATCTTTATCTCTATTGTGATGATAGTGATTCGGACTACTaaaagttggaaattcatcacttggacatggattcggattgcgcaagttcaattgagcagtattttcttttactctttatttattttccttttttcacattgaggacaatgtgaagtttaagtgtgggggaggaaagtattgaacttgcatttacttgctaggtgatgatattttgtggatttaaatgcttagaaatgttggaattgtgtttgaaatgcttgccatgtggataattgcttgaaattgggtttgttggcagggagttttcatccatttataaggagaaactctgtcaaaatttttctaaaatcttttccaatatttcactatggcccaaaagttcttcaaatttttgcattttcattcaaaaagggctaattgttccaaccttaagtgtttaattcttccaattgttgaaactttatatgtattttggaaagtttagtcctcatttaacttgaaaatgattattatgcaattaggatttttacattttagaaagtatattggataaagtgaggaaaattatgcctataattttacatgtttaatgagatttcttctctttacttaattttgcaagtaagtaattgatatagtcgataaaggttatactcctcctgtgattatttttatatattttttctatgagggaaaaataaaaaaaataataaaaaaataataaaataaaaaaaaaaagaagagaaaaaaagaaaataaaagaaagtaaataaaaattgttctactccaatgattcacctaccgagtaaccgggggttggcatctacaaatgtcgacattcgcgtaaaaaggtacttgaattaagagtatgcatagcaacttgaataagtgaaatgttgagtaaccggggatcttcacctaaaagtgtcgatgttcgcgtaaaaaggcattttcactatttaagtaaaaattagtatgaataaatccctcttagttatagaattttgagaaaaagatgattataggaggaggaaggctataaattgactatgtgatttgcttatttgtaaaattaagttagggtaagagattaagtttaacttgttgaatttagggtataattatctttcctttacttgatattatgagtatttagtgtaaattgaataattgtataatgattattttccaagtcttgaggaattaaattggacaaagtgcatatattgtttcacctcttgaatcattgcatttgattatgtgtgaattgcttgaggacaagcaatgatttaagtgtgggggagtttgataagtgactaatttacgtaataattgtatgatattttatattatttttagtcacttttgttatattattggaagaaaatgaattattttggctataattggtgaataaatgtttttaagtgattaaatgaggtttttatcactttttacttggattttgtgtattttgacagttttgatgcattttcgtatttcggctataacttgagctacagtgatcggattaagatgattcttgaaccaatttgaagataagagatagatctacaactttggtgaagacatctaaatccagtttgaaggttttccaggtcaaaatgccgaattacaatagcaaatttctactggtcgaaactggaacagggcaataagcaggtaagggtattttggtcatttctcagcctacacagatccaaatgaggtgattcttgatgcattggaaagctaactaaaagggctacaagtttcatgttttggtcaagagctaaatcagcttttatcatcaagaaaagttcagtggaagttgatgcaaaatcggagcagagctggaaattgaaccagaagtgaccaaatggtcactgtatcAATCCagccggaatttggccggatttaaggccggatttctggccggattgcggtcagaaaaggctgctctgtacgcgtaaaactcaatttcactcccaccaactcacattggatgctagacatgtgagagacattaccagctgtaaggagaaagtgtaaagcttcattccttgaccattttcatcataaaaaaaaatagccaaattcattgtaAGAGGGgttggagttcatagcagaaaatagagagtgagctacgggagaaagcttgaagctgcagaaatgtagctctttcatcttcctagtgttagtttagcttagta is drawn from Coffea eugenioides isolate CCC68of unplaced genomic scaffold, Ceug_1.0 ScVebR1_2944;HRSCAF=4069, whole genome shotgun sequence and contains these coding sequences:
- the LOC113757309 gene encoding uncharacterized protein LOC113757309, translated to MARTKKGAVKSPPPNKRGEASTSRQPRLKRKASRRLQLEDEPSSGEDTQQQEEQDAQGDQEEEVPYDKSRFTSAENEAWYNARRGAKVLVEKDVTSDAEEVYHLKASFAKLGWENFFNIPNFYYEELVREFYANVEDKKVFHYDTEVITSTVRGRKVRVHRADLERYLHVSDVGRKVDLKKAFKPNDLDSWNMLEALVRLGVEYKATRTTGRYSVLTSSFPESQRLLIYLFAANIIPRASGTNEARTSDIYFLDKMKHGLGNIQGIPLGSIITNHMWAVVRSNDIKHAFPYPRFLTFEFQRVGVDFSNAFPTGLKKKDVFTLDFCRFILKSKDGGGPSTQGGAQGDIRQEEEVEIERIEGAQGVETTTPPVSNEPSSSRPPTSPQDTRSFFKKIMDKLLCVEAEVKKSRQENKRNSERLRRIETKLGIEAPPTPPSSPDQATT